One part of the Glycine soja cultivar W05 chromosome 11, ASM419377v2, whole genome shotgun sequence genome encodes these proteins:
- the LOC114372929 gene encoding protein CDI-like gives MSLSNGKTEAPLPISNGDEKKPFKIFVGYDPREDLAYEVCRHSILKRSSIPVEIIPIKQSDLRKSGLYWRERGQFESTEFSFSRFLTPCLANYQGWAMFVDCDFLYLADIKELKNLIEDKYAIMCVQHDYAPKETTKMDGAVQTVYPRKNWSSMVLYNCAHPKNRVLTPDTVNTQNGAFLHRFQWLEDDQIGSIPFVWNFLEGHNRIVGNDPTTSPKAIHYTRGGPWFEAWKNCEFADLWLNEMEDYMKQAKKEQSA, from the coding sequence ATGAGTTTGAGTAATGGGAAAACCGAGGCACCATTGCCAATTAGTAATGGGGATGAGAAGAAGCCGTTCAAGATCTTCGTAGGGTATGACCCTCGTGAAGATCTTGCCTACGAGGTATGTCGGCACTCCATCTTGAAAAGGTCTTCAATCCCTGTTGAGATCATACCAATTAAACAGTCAGATCTGAGGAAAAGTGGCTTGTATTGGCGTGAGAGGGGCCAGTTTGAGAGCACTGAGTTCTCCTTTTCAAGATTCTTGACACCTTGCCTTGCCAATTACCAAGGTTGGGCAATGTTTGTGGATTGTGATTTCCTCTACTTGGCTGACATCAAGGAATTGAAAAACTTGATTGAGGACAAGTATGCAATCATGTGTGTTCAGCATGACTATGCTCCAAAGGAGACCACTAAGATGGATGGGGCAGTGCAAACTGTGTACCCAAGAAAGAATTGGTCTTCAATGGTTCTCTATAACTGTGCTCATCCAAAGAACCGTGTTCTCACTCCTGACACTGTCAACACACAGAATGGTGCTTTCCTTCACAGGTTTCAATGGCTTGAGGATGATCAAATTGGATCCATCCCTTTTGTTTGGAACTTTCTTGAGGGGCATAACAGAATTGTTGGTAATGATCCCACTACTTCGCCTAAGGCCATCCATTATACTCGTGGAGGGCCATGGTTTGAAGCTTGGAAAAACTGTGAATTTGCTGATCTGTGGCTTAACGAAATGGAAGATTACATGAAGCAAGCTAAAAAAGAACAATCAGCTTAG